From one Microlunatus sp. Gsoil 973 genomic stretch:
- a CDS encoding SDR family oxidoreductase, protein MGVLDSFSLAGRISVVTGAARGIGRALALALAEAGSDVAVVVRTPSSADDLVAEIEKLGVRALAVTADVTDPDQVAAAADQITDGLGPVDILVNNAGVGLHKAALDLTPEEVRHILNVNIDGVWNCAQAFGRGMVARRSGSIVNIGSISGVIVNRPQWQPAYNASKAAVHQLTKSLAAEWGPYGVRVNALAPGYVKTEMAPVDDPKFKPRWVDDAPLQRYALPEELGPTVVYLASDAASFMTGSVVILDGGYSVY, encoded by the coding sequence ATGGGCGTACTGGACAGCTTCTCGTTGGCGGGCAGGATCTCGGTGGTGACCGGGGCTGCCCGCGGGATCGGCCGGGCGCTGGCGCTGGCGCTGGCGGAGGCGGGCAGTGATGTCGCCGTCGTGGTCCGGACCCCGTCGTCGGCCGACGATCTGGTCGCCGAGATCGAGAAGCTCGGTGTGCGCGCACTCGCTGTCACCGCAGACGTCACCGACCCGGACCAGGTCGCCGCCGCCGCCGACCAGATCACCGACGGGCTTGGCCCGGTCGACATCCTGGTCAACAACGCCGGGGTCGGCCTGCACAAGGCCGCGCTCGACCTGACGCCGGAGGAGGTCAGGCACATCCTCAACGTCAACATCGACGGCGTCTGGAACTGCGCCCAGGCGTTCGGGCGCGGCATGGTCGCGCGGCGGAGTGGGTCGATCGTCAACATCGGTTCGATCTCCGGAGTGATCGTCAACCGGCCGCAATGGCAGCCCGCCTACAACGCCTCCAAGGCCGCCGTCCATCAGTTGACCAAGTCACTGGCCGCTGAGTGGGGGCCGTACGGCGTGCGGGTCAACGCGCTGGCGCCGGGCTATGTGAAGACCGAGATGGCGCCCGTCGACGATCCGAAGTTCAAGCCGCGGTGGGTCGACGATGCGCCGCTGCAGCGGTATGCGCTGCCCGAGGAACTGGGTCCGACCGTCGTCTACCTGGCCTCCGACGCCGCCTCGTTCATGACCGGTTCGGTGGTGATCCTCGACGGCGGCTACTCGGTCTACTGA
- a CDS encoding ROK family protein, with the protein MAKEPDPTESVLAIDIGGTKIAIAVVAADGTITHEARVPTLRDQDADATFAPLADGIAEIISQPGLQGTALRVGIGSAGPIDSPGGWISPVNIPAWRQYPIVAKVAEAVRAATGAEPAVGLAQDGHCMALGEHWLGAGKDLHSMVGMVLSTGVGAGAVINDRLFGGLTGNAVLLGHISVNAWGEECVCGGHGCVEMYARGPAMVQAAKAAGWTGGDDAVALTAAARSGNEIARTVIDNGMRALAAGIAATATLLDVPDFVLGGGVSKAGEVIFEPLRRHIAEFATMSYVKDLRVRPAQLENAGLLGAAALALSL; encoded by the coding sequence ATGGCGAAGGAACCTGACCCGACGGAGTCGGTGCTGGCGATCGACATCGGCGGCACCAAGATCGCGATCGCGGTGGTTGCGGCCGACGGCACCATCACCCACGAAGCGAGGGTGCCCACGTTGCGCGACCAGGACGCCGACGCCACCTTCGCGCCGCTGGCCGACGGCATCGCCGAGATCATTTCCCAGCCCGGCCTGCAGGGCACGGCGCTGCGGGTCGGCATCGGCTCGGCCGGTCCGATCGACTCACCCGGTGGGTGGATCTCCCCGGTCAACATCCCGGCCTGGCGGCAGTATCCGATCGTGGCGAAGGTCGCGGAGGCCGTACGGGCGGCAACCGGCGCTGAACCGGCCGTCGGCCTGGCCCAGGACGGTCACTGCATGGCCCTCGGTGAGCACTGGCTCGGCGCGGGCAAGGACCTGCATTCCATGGTCGGCATGGTGTTGTCCACCGGAGTCGGCGCCGGGGCCGTGATCAACGACCGGCTGTTCGGCGGGCTGACCGGCAATGCCGTGTTGCTGGGACACATCAGCGTCAACGCCTGGGGCGAGGAGTGTGTCTGCGGCGGCCACGGCTGCGTCGAGATGTACGCCCGCGGCCCGGCGATGGTGCAGGCTGCCAAGGCCGCCGGCTGGACCGGCGGGGACGACGCCGTTGCGCTCACCGCCGCCGCCCGGTCCGGCAACGAGATCGCCCGCACCGTGATCGACAACGGGATGCGAGCGCTCGCGGCCGGGATCGCCGCCACGGCGACCCTGCTGGACGTGCCTGACTTCGTGCTCGGCGGAGGGGTGTCCAAGGCCGGTGAGGTGATCTTCGAACCGCTGCGGCGGCACATCGCCGAATTCGCCACCATGTCCTACGTCAAGGACCTCCGGGTCCGACCGGCTCAATTGGAGAACGCCGGCCTGCTCGGCGCCGCAGCGCTTGCCCTCTCCCTCTGA
- a CDS encoding SRPBCC family protein, with product MESSIEISAAPDKVMAVIADLDRYPEWVDSLTTVEVLSTDPEDRPATVRMVLQHKLLSDDYTVGYHWGENEVSWKLITGRTLTAMDGSYRVEPHGTGSRVRYKLAVDLKLPLPGLLKRTAEKTITDAALKGLRSRVLRAGAR from the coding sequence ATGGAATCGAGCATTGAGATTTCGGCGGCGCCGGACAAGGTGATGGCGGTGATCGCCGACCTCGATCGCTATCCGGAGTGGGTGGACTCGCTGACGACGGTCGAGGTGCTCAGCACCGATCCGGAGGACCGGCCGGCCACCGTACGCATGGTGTTGCAGCACAAGCTGCTGTCCGACGACTACACCGTCGGATACCACTGGGGCGAGAACGAGGTCAGTTGGAAGCTGATCACCGGTCGTACGCTCACCGCGATGGACGGCAGCTACCGGGTGGAACCCCACGGCACGGGCAGCAGGGTCAGGTACAAACTCGCCGTTGATCTCAAGCTGCCGCTGCCGGGGCTGCTGAAACGGACCGCGGAGAAGACGATCACCGACGCCGCGCTGAAGGGTCTCCGATCCCGCGTCCTCCGGGCAGGGGCTCGGTGA
- a CDS encoding ROK family glucokinase — protein sequence MARATDRPEGTERVAVRQRVPRTSARAAAKKTSPRPSRLTPPPVPYSIGVDIGGTKVAAGVVDGAGRIAERVLAATPSHSPVAVEDTIASVVADLRRRHRVETVGIGAAGWVDTDQSVVRFSPHLAWRQEPLKARLEQRIDLPLIVDNDANAAAWAEYRFGAGSGASVMVCITLGTGIGGGLVLNGQLFRGSYGMAGEWGHMIAVPGGHLCECGNRGCWEQYASGNALVRDAKALVASGSPVVQGLLESVGGPDQITGPAITEAAVGGEPLARELLADIGRSLGVGIANLAAALDPELVVVGGGVSAAGELLLAPTRESFERTLTGRGFRPQARIELARFRNDAGLIGAADLARHSLIEPPGRVIGGFWPRRRRARRARVRREPGPLRQVADQVAAKRTQRRI from the coding sequence ATGGCCCGCGCGACGGACCGTCCGGAGGGAACCGAGCGGGTCGCAGTACGCCAGCGGGTGCCGCGGACCTCGGCCCGGGCTGCGGCCAAGAAGACCTCGCCGCGGCCGTCCCGTCTGACCCCGCCGCCGGTCCCGTACAGCATCGGCGTGGACATCGGTGGCACGAAGGTGGCTGCCGGTGTGGTCGACGGTGCGGGCCGGATCGCCGAACGGGTGCTCGCCGCCACGCCGTCACACAGCCCGGTCGCGGTCGAGGACACCATCGCCTCGGTGGTCGCCGACCTTCGCAGACGGCATCGTGTCGAGACGGTCGGCATCGGTGCGGCGGGCTGGGTGGACACCGATCAGTCCGTGGTCCGGTTCTCCCCACATCTGGCCTGGCGGCAGGAGCCGTTGAAGGCGCGACTCGAGCAGCGGATCGACCTGCCGCTGATCGTCGACAACGACGCGAACGCCGCCGCCTGGGCCGAATACCGGTTCGGCGCGGGTTCCGGGGCGTCGGTCATGGTCTGCATCACCCTGGGCACCGGCATCGGCGGCGGGCTGGTGCTCAACGGGCAACTGTTCCGCGGCAGCTACGGGATGGCCGGTGAGTGGGGGCACATGATCGCGGTGCCCGGCGGCCACCTGTGCGAGTGCGGCAACCGGGGCTGTTGGGAGCAGTACGCCAGCGGGAACGCCCTGGTCCGCGACGCCAAAGCCCTCGTCGCCTCCGGTTCGCCGGTGGTGCAGGGATTGCTGGAGTCGGTCGGCGGACCGGACCAGATCACCGGACCCGCGATCACCGAGGCCGCGGTCGGCGGGGAGCCGCTGGCCAGGGAGTTGCTGGCCGACATCGGGCGTTCGCTCGGCGTCGGCATCGCCAATCTGGCGGCGGCACTCGATCCCGAACTTGTGGTCGTCGGCGGCGGGGTGAGCGCGGCCGGTGAGCTGCTCCTGGCACCAACGCGGGAATCGTTCGAACGGACGCTGACCGGTCGCGGCTTCCGTCCCCAGGCCCGGATCGAGTTGGCCAGGTTCCGCAACGACGCCGGCCTGATCGGCGCCGCCGACCTCGCCCGACACTCGTTGATCGAGCCGCCGGGGCGGGTCATCGGCGGATTCTGGCCGCGCCGCCGTCGGGCTCGGCGGGCGCGCGTCCGCCGCGAGCCGGGACCGTTGCGGCAGGTCGCCGACCAGGTGGCGGCCAAACGCACCCAGCGTCGGATCTAG